A single genomic interval of Lynx canadensis isolate LIC74 chromosome A2, mLynCan4.pri.v2, whole genome shotgun sequence harbors:
- the JUND gene encoding transcription factor jun-D, which yields METPFYGDEALSGLGGGVSSSGGGGSFASPGRLFPGAPPTAATGSMMKKDALTLSLSEQVAAALKPAAAPPPAPLRTDGAPGAAPPDGLLASPDLGLLKLASPELERLIIQSNGLVTTTPTSTQFLYPKVAASEEQEFAEGFVKALEDLHKQNQLGAGAASAAAAAGGPSGTAAGAAPPGELAPAAATPEAPVYANLSSYAGGTGGSGGAATVAFAAEPVPFPPPPPPGALGPPRLTALKDEPQTVPDVPSFGESPPLSPIDMDTQERIKAERKRLRNRIAASKCRKRKLERISRLEEKVKTLKSQNTELASTASLLREQVAQLKQKVLSHVNSGCQLLPQHQVSAY from the coding sequence ATGGAAACACCCTTCTACGGCGATGAGGCGCTGAGCGGCCTGGGCGGCGGCGTCAGTAGCAGTGGTGGCGGTGGTAGCTTCGCGTCCCCGGGTCGCCTGTTCCCCGGGGCGCCCCCGACGGCGGCGACTGGCAGCATGATGAAGAAAGACGCGCTGACGCTGAGCCTGAGCGAGCAGGTGGCGGCGGCGCTCAAGCCTGCCGCCgcgccgcccccggcccccctGCGCACCGACGGCGCCCCAGGCGCGGCGCCCCCCGACGGCCTGCTTGCCTCGCCCGACCTGGGGCTGCTCAAGCTCGCCTCGCCGGAGCTCGAGCGCCTAATCATCCAGTCCAACGGGCTGGTCACCACCACACCGACGAGCACTCAGTTCCTCTACCCCAAGGTGGCGGCCAGCGAGGAGCAGGAGTTTGCTGAGGGCTTCGTCAAGGCCCTGGAGGACTTGCACAAGCAGAACCAGCTGGGCGCGGGCGCGGCCTCCGCTGCCGCGGCCGCGGGAGGACCCTCGGGCACGGCTGCGGGCGCCGCGCCTCCTGGCGAACTGGCCCCGGCGGCAGCCACGCCCGAGGCGCCCGTCTACGCGAACCTGAGCAGCTATGCGGGCGGCACCGGAGGTTCAGGGGGTGCTGCGACAGTCGCCTTCGCCGCCGAGCCTGTGCCCTTCCCTCCGCCGCCGCCCCCAGGCGCGCTGGGGCCGCCCCGCCTGACGGCGCTCAAGGATGAGCCGCAGACGGTGCCCGACGTGCCAAGCTTCGGCGAGAGCCCGCCGTTGTCGCCCATCGACATGGACACGCAGGAGCGCATTAAGGCGGAGCGCAAGCGGCTGCGCAACCGCATCGCTGCCTCTAAGTGCCGCAAGCGCAAGCTGGAGCGCATCTCGCGCCTCGAGGAGAAAGTCAAGACGCTCAAGAGCCAGAACACGGAGCTGGCGTCCACGGCGAGCCTGCTGCGCGAGCAGGTGGCGCAGCTCAAGCAGAAGGTCCTCAGCCACGTCAACAGCGGCTGCCAGCTGCTGCCCCAGCACCAGGTGTCCGCGTACTGA